The Planococcus donghaensis genome contains a region encoding:
- a CDS encoding MalY/PatB family protein — translation MNYNFDEIINRRGTYSLKWDGEELIKQFGLTERYDEDTIPLFTADMDLPVPQPLVDALHKTVDHRIYGYSVFPDEYFDAIQSWMQKRHNWTIEKEHVVYSPGTVHALNIAVKAFTNAEDGVMIQRPVYPPFTSVIEGNNRHVVNNALKKDEDGYYSIDFEDFEAKAKEDNTKMFILCNPHNPTGRNFNEDELKRMAAICHNHNVLIVADEIHGDLLRRGEKFVPMAKVAEHKDHIITCTAINKTFNVAGLHCTNVIISDEELRTKFSTEMGMQLASPFAIAALIAVYNEGEDWLEQLKDYVDGTMMYIKEFLADNMPEVKVAIPEGTYIMWLDFSGYGISAKEIHDRIYNKANVLLEDGNLFGEEGEFYQRICTPSPRPLIQEALERIAKEFEDISNK, via the coding sequence ATGAACTATAATTTTGATGAAATTATTAATAGAAGAGGCACTTACTCCTTGAAATGGGACGGAGAAGAATTGATCAAGCAGTTTGGTCTAACAGAAAGGTACGATGAAGACACCATCCCGTTATTTACTGCAGATATGGATTTACCAGTGCCTCAACCATTAGTTGATGCATTGCATAAAACAGTTGACCACCGAATTTATGGCTACTCTGTTTTTCCAGATGAATATTTTGATGCGATTCAATCTTGGATGCAAAAGAGACATAATTGGACAATAGAAAAAGAGCATGTTGTTTACAGTCCGGGAACGGTTCATGCATTGAATATTGCAGTTAAAGCATTTACAAATGCAGAAGACGGCGTCATGATTCAACGCCCCGTTTACCCTCCCTTTACTTCTGTAATTGAAGGAAATAATCGGCATGTCGTAAATAATGCATTGAAAAAAGATGAGGATGGCTATTATTCAATCGACTTTGAAGATTTTGAAGCAAAAGCAAAAGAGGACAACACAAAGATGTTTATTTTGTGTAATCCCCATAACCCAACAGGGCGAAACTTCAATGAAGATGAGCTAAAAAGAATGGCGGCTATATGTCATAACCATAACGTCTTAATTGTGGCAGATGAAATTCATGGAGATTTGCTTCGTCGTGGCGAAAAATTTGTGCCAATGGCGAAAGTAGCAGAGCACAAAGATCATATCATTACATGCACAGCGATCAATAAAACCTTTAATGTGGCTGGGCTTCATTGCACCAATGTCATTATCTCTGATGAAGAATTGCGAACTAAATTCTCTACTGAAATGGGCATGCAACTAGCGTCTCCATTTGCCATAGCGGCGTTAATTGCCGTTTACAATGAAGGCGAAGACTGGCTAGAGCAGTTAAAGGACTATGTAGATGGCACGATGATGTATATTAAAGAATTTTTAGCAGACAACATGCCGGAAGTTAAAGTGGCTATACCAGAAGGCACATATATTATGTGGTTAGATTTTAGTGGTTACGGAATTTCGGCAAAGGAAATTCACGACCGCATTTACAACAAAGCCAATGTCTTATTAGAAGATGGCAACCTGTTTGGAGAAGAAGGCGAGTTTTATCAGCGAATTTGTACACCTTCACCGCGTCCACTGATTCAAGAAGCTTTAGAACGAATCGCTAAAGAATTTGAAGACATTTCTAACAAGTAA
- a CDS encoding type IA DNA topoisomerase, with product MKPVILAEKPSQAKAYAEAFKSTKRDGFIEIAPDPIFPEGAYITWGIGHLVELKEPKAYDPKWGKWSLAALPILPNTYQFQIARGKAQQFGIIKKLIFQTDTVINACDVDREGSNIFYSIYYHTGAKNKKIKRLWINSLEADEVRKGFQELRDNQQDLLLYQEAKARQISDWLVGMNGSRLYSLLLQEKGIREVFAIGRVQTPTVFLIYQREKEIEAFVPEPFYEIEGSFEAEKGRYKGKVKLRAKERKEAEELLTKHAIGAKEEGVVTQVKTTEKRTPPPQLHSLSTLQAAANRKWKYSPAKVLSVMQGLYEKKLVSYPRTDTQHITPGEFSYLAGQVEKYQQIINAPFPIASKAPKKRFVDSAKVQEHYAIIPTKTIPTARKIEGLAKDERNLYEEVLRTTLAMFHKDYRYAETKVTTEVKGLPFFTTGKTELEKGWKELFAVSKEAKQEPSLPELREQEPVKSKIDIKESMTTPPKPYTEGQLIAMMKTCGKLVEDVEDTEILKEIEGLGTEATRSGIIETIKRHEYISVTKNIVSITEKGRILCQSIEGNLLSSPSMTAKWETYLKKIGRGEGSAEVFLATIGKFIQKLLDEVPAQMQKNGLPEKLATPDAKDEIALCPRCKKGMIVSRRGSYNCTEYENGCKQSFPATFLKKRLTAKQIEYLCTKGKTPVIKGFVSKNGKKFNAKLILEDGKLKMEF from the coding sequence ATGAAACCAGTGATACTCGCTGAAAAACCAAGCCAAGCAAAGGCCTATGCTGAAGCGTTCAAGTCCACAAAACGTGATGGTTTTATAGAAATTGCACCAGATCCGATTTTTCCAGAAGGCGCATATATCACATGGGGAATTGGACATCTTGTGGAGTTAAAAGAACCGAAAGCTTATGATCCGAAATGGGGAAAGTGGTCATTAGCTGCTTTGCCAATTTTGCCGAACACTTATCAGTTTCAAATAGCACGAGGCAAAGCCCAGCAATTTGGCATCATTAAAAAGTTGATATTTCAAACCGATACGGTCATCAATGCGTGTGATGTTGACCGGGAAGGATCCAATATATTTTATAGCATTTACTATCATACAGGTGCTAAGAACAAAAAAATAAAACGTCTATGGATTAACTCACTAGAAGCAGATGAAGTCAGAAAAGGGTTTCAAGAACTGCGTGACAATCAACAAGACTTATTACTATATCAAGAAGCCAAGGCGCGTCAAATTAGTGATTGGCTAGTTGGTATGAACGGATCTCGTTTGTATTCGTTATTGCTACAAGAAAAAGGCATACGCGAAGTGTTTGCGATTGGGCGCGTGCAGACACCAACCGTTTTTCTCATTTACCAGCGTGAAAAAGAAATCGAAGCGTTTGTACCAGAACCTTTTTATGAAATTGAAGGCTCATTTGAGGCAGAAAAAGGGCGGTACAAAGGCAAAGTGAAGTTGCGTGCAAAAGAGCGTAAAGAAGCAGAGGAATTGCTCACAAAGCATGCGATTGGAGCAAAAGAAGAGGGTGTTGTGACACAAGTCAAAACGACAGAAAAACGTACGCCACCTCCTCAACTCCATTCGTTATCGACTTTGCAGGCAGCGGCCAATCGCAAGTGGAAATACAGTCCGGCGAAAGTGTTATCTGTCATGCAAGGCCTTTACGAGAAAAAATTAGTGAGTTACCCAAGAACCGACACGCAACACATTACGCCTGGTGAATTTAGTTATTTGGCAGGACAAGTTGAGAAGTACCAACAAATCATCAATGCACCATTTCCAATCGCGTCAAAAGCACCTAAAAAGCGCTTTGTGGACAGCGCTAAAGTTCAAGAGCATTACGCCATCATCCCGACCAAAACAATACCGACAGCACGCAAAATTGAAGGCTTAGCGAAAGACGAGCGTAATTTGTATGAAGAAGTATTGCGTACGACATTGGCGATGTTCCATAAAGATTATCGGTATGCAGAAACAAAAGTGACAACAGAAGTTAAAGGATTGCCATTTTTCACAACCGGCAAAACCGAGCTTGAAAAAGGCTGGAAAGAGCTGTTTGCTGTTTCTAAAGAAGCGAAACAAGAGCCTTCCTTGCCGGAATTGCGCGAGCAAGAGCCTGTTAAGAGCAAGATTGATATAAAAGAAAGTATGACGACACCACCCAAGCCTTACACAGAAGGGCAACTAATCGCGATGATGAAGACATGCGGAAAGCTTGTGGAAGACGTAGAGGATACCGAGATTTTGAAAGAAATTGAAGGCCTTGGTACGGAAGCGACAAGAAGTGGCATTATTGAAACGATCAAACGTCATGAATACATTTCTGTTACTAAAAATATTGTTTCGATTACAGAGAAAGGGCGTATTCTATGTCAGTCTATTGAGGGAAATTTATTGTCTAGTCCATCAATGACGGCAAAGTGGGAAACGTATTTAAAGAAAATTGGACGCGGGGAAGGATCAGCTGAAGTATTTTTAGCTACTATCGGCAAATTTATTCAAAAACTGCTCGACGAAGTACCAGCTCAAATGCAGAAAAATGGGTTGCCAGAAAAACTTGCCACGCCTGATGCTAAAGACGAAATTGCGCTTTGCCCACGATGTAAAAAAGGCATGATTGTCTCTAGAAGAGGTTCTTATAATTGCACGGAATACGAAAATGGTTGCAAGCAATCTTTTCCTGCGACTTTCCTGAAAAAACGACTAACCGCCAAGCAAATTGAGTATTTGTGTACGAAAGGCAAGACGCCCGTTATTAAAGGTTTTGTTTCGAAAAACGGAAAAAAATTCAATGCCAAGTTGATACTAGAAGACGGTAAATTGAAAATGGAGTTCTGA
- a CDS encoding NAD(P)H-binding protein, whose amino-acid sequence MNSKTALLAGASGLVGKELLYILLNSSNYSKVIILVRQPLEIAHEKLQQVTTDFDKMEEYAKYFDVDDVYCCLGTTIKKAGSQEAFKKVDYDYPLKMAELSASQQAKNFLVITALGADSTSKVFYSRTKGQLQVRLKKLGLTALHIFQPSLLLGERKEFRLGEKAAASLSPIFNRFLKGKMEKYKPVEAKSVALAMYEVAQIERTGNYTYPSDRIETISGKSAEI is encoded by the coding sequence ATGAATAGTAAAACGGCTTTACTAGCAGGAGCTAGCGGATTGGTTGGTAAAGAATTACTTTATATCCTATTAAACAGCTCAAATTATTCGAAAGTTATCATTTTGGTGCGCCAACCTCTTGAAATCGCTCATGAAAAGTTACAGCAAGTTACTACAGATTTCGATAAAATGGAGGAATACGCCAAATACTTTGATGTGGATGATGTTTACTGCTGCCTCGGCACTACTATAAAAAAAGCCGGGTCACAAGAAGCATTTAAAAAAGTGGATTATGACTATCCTCTTAAAATGGCTGAATTGTCCGCATCACAGCAAGCAAAAAACTTCTTAGTTATTACAGCATTAGGGGCAGACTCTACTTCCAAAGTTTTCTATAGTCGTACGAAAGGGCAATTGCAAGTGCGTCTAAAGAAATTAGGATTGACTGCTCTCCATATTTTCCAACCTTCTTTGCTCTTGGGGGAGCGAAAAGAATTCCGTTTAGGCGAAAAAGCTGCGGCTTCGTTAAGTCCCATTTTTAATCGATTTCTGAAAGGGAAAATGGAAAAATACAAACCCGTGGAAGCCAAGTCAGTAGCATTAGCTATGTATGAAGTCGCTCAAATCGAGAGAACAGGAAACTACACGTATCCATCCGACCGAATCGAAACAATAAGTGGAAAAAGTGCTGAAATATAA
- a CDS encoding sulfite exporter TauE/SafE family protein has protein sequence MSIDFIVVIFLIGFIGSFISGMVGIGGSIIKYPMLLYIPIMLGYTAFSAHEVSGISAIQVFFATIAGVWAYRGSGYLNKTLIAYMGGAILIGSFIGGYGSTLLSEQAINIVYAVLATIAVIMMFMPKKGVDDIPLDQVTFNKWLAAGLAFAVGIAAGIVGAAGAFILVPIMLIVLKIPTRMTIATSLAITFLSSIGATVGKIVTDQILYGPASIMIVASLIAAPLGAKLGQKMNTKYLQWILALLILGTAIKIWSDIL, from the coding sequence ATGAGCATAGATTTTATCGTTGTTATATTTCTCATCGGCTTTATTGGTTCTTTTATTTCCGGAATGGTCGGAATTGGCGGTTCGATTATCAAGTATCCGATGTTACTTTATATACCAATAATGCTAGGTTATACGGCATTTAGTGCCCATGAAGTATCAGGTATTAGTGCTATCCAAGTATTTTTCGCGACGATTGCTGGTGTATGGGCATATCGTGGTAGTGGCTATTTAAACAAAACCTTAATCGCGTATATGGGTGGTGCGATTTTAATAGGTAGCTTTATCGGTGGTTATGGTTCAACGCTGTTGTCTGAGCAAGCTATTAATATTGTTTATGCTGTCTTGGCAACAATTGCTGTAATCATGATGTTTATGCCTAAAAAAGGTGTGGATGACATTCCGCTTGATCAAGTTACCTTTAACAAATGGCTAGCAGCAGGATTAGCATTTGCTGTCGGAATTGCAGCCGGAATCGTAGGCGCAGCAGGTGCCTTTATTTTGGTACCAATTATGCTGATTGTATTAAAAATCCCAACACGGATGACGATTGCGACTTCGCTTGCGATTACATTCTTGTCGTCAATCGGTGCAACAGTTGGTAAAATTGTTACGGATCAGATTTTGTATGGTCCAGCATCTATCATGATTGTTGCAAGTCTTATTGCAGCACCGCTTGGAGCTAAGCTAGGACAAAAAATGAATACCAAATATCTTCAATGGATTTTGGCCTTATTAATATTAGGTACCGCTATTAAAATCTGGTCAGATATTCTTTAA
- a CDS encoding sulfurtransferase TusA family protein, with the protein MNATKVLDAKGLACPMPIVKTRKEMKTMESGEILEILATDKGAQADLTAWAKSGGHELMDSQTEGDVFKFWIKKG; encoded by the coding sequence ATGAACGCAACTAAAGTATTAGACGCAAAAGGGCTAGCATGCCCAATGCCGATCGTAAAAACAAGAAAAGAAATGAAAACTATGGAAAGTGGCGAAATTCTTGAAATTTTGGCAACTGATAAAGGCGCACAAGCAGATTTAACTGCATGGGCAAAATCAGGTGGACACGAACTTATGGATTCTCAAACAGAGGGCGACGTCTTCAAATTTTGGATTAAGAAAGGCTAA
- a CDS encoding MBL fold metallo-hydrolase codes for MTVTAMTASEVAKKVVNNQPLFILDVRNGDAFADWKIEGGNIQYLNTPYFDLLDGVEEVVSELPTDRDILVVCAKEGSSIMVAEMLSEEGVQAAYLQGGMKAWSEHLEPVKVGELSNGGELYQFVRLGKGCLSYMVISEGEAAVVDATRMANIFLDFAQEKGATIKHVFDTHLHADHISGGRAIAEATGATYYLPPKDAEGVVFEYAALENGLEVAIGSSKLEMEALYSPGHTIGSTSFIVDSKYLLTGDILFIDSIGRPDLAGLAEDWVGDLRESLYSRYQDLANELIVLPAHFMIMDELNEDGSVAKKLGDLFKENHGLNISDEQEFRNMVTKNLPPQPNAYQDIRKTNMGQITPDEEIQREMEIGPNRCAVR; via the coding sequence ATGACGGTTACAGCAATGACAGCAAGTGAAGTAGCAAAAAAAGTAGTAAACAATCAGCCATTGTTCATCTTGGATGTACGAAATGGCGATGCCTTCGCGGATTGGAAAATCGAAGGAGGCAATATCCAATATTTGAATACACCTTATTTCGATTTATTGGACGGCGTCGAAGAAGTGGTTTCAGAATTGCCAACAGACAGAGACATTTTAGTGGTCTGTGCAAAAGAAGGGTCTTCTATAATGGTAGCAGAAATGTTGTCAGAAGAAGGCGTTCAAGCAGCTTATCTACAAGGTGGTATGAAAGCTTGGAGTGAGCATCTGGAACCAGTAAAAGTCGGTGAATTGAGCAACGGCGGAGAATTATATCAATTTGTACGTCTTGGCAAAGGTTGCCTGTCTTATATGGTAATCTCTGAAGGAGAAGCCGCTGTAGTTGATGCAACTCGCATGGCAAATATCTTCTTGGACTTCGCGCAGGAAAAAGGCGCAACAATTAAACATGTTTTTGATACACACTTACACGCCGATCATATTTCTGGCGGTCGTGCTATTGCAGAAGCGACAGGTGCAACGTATTACTTGCCACCAAAAGATGCAGAAGGTGTTGTATTTGAATATGCAGCTTTAGAAAATGGGTTAGAAGTGGCAATTGGAAGCTCGAAACTTGAAATGGAAGCTCTTTATTCACCAGGTCACACAATTGGTTCTACTTCGTTTATCGTAGATAGCAAGTACTTGTTGACTGGGGATATTCTTTTCATCGATTCAATTGGACGTCCGGACCTTGCAGGTCTTGCAGAAGACTGGGTAGGCGATTTGAGAGAATCTCTTTACTCGCGTTATCAAGATCTAGCAAACGAACTTATTGTTCTTCCAGCTCATTTCATGATTATGGATGAGTTAAATGAAGATGGCAGTGTGGCTAAAAAACTAGGTGATTTGTTTAAAGAAAACCACGGATTGAATATTTCGGACGAGCAGGAATTTCGTAATATGGTTACAAAAAACTTACCGCCACAGCCGAATGCCTATCAAGACATTCGCAAAACAAATATGGGTCAAATCACACCAGATGAAGAAATACAGCGTGAAATGGAAATTGGACCAAATCGCTGTGCCGTCCGTTAA